Proteins found in one Brevibacillus brevis genomic segment:
- a CDS encoding SurA N-terminal domain-containing protein, protein MKKFDISMLSVAILLTGLAVLGFYQSWAKGNDPVLVTAGDTSITQNQLYGEMKKTYGKQTIHELVAEALIKQEAKAQNVAVTQEDMNKEIDSMKQQVGSPEAFQNYLKSMGMTEAQLRDKLNVLMTRDKLLDKAFPVTEEQIKTYYNTNKAQLGSPTPEFDKVKDHIKMMLTDQNRSQNYGTWLNTLQEKHKVDWHDPSFDDAAVPGEAQTPAP, encoded by the coding sequence GTGAAGAAGTTTGATATTTCCATGCTTTCGGTTGCCATATTATTAACGGGGTTAGCTGTATTAGGTTTTTATCAATCATGGGCAAAAGGCAATGACCCTGTATTGGTAACGGCTGGCGATACCTCGATTACACAAAATCAGCTTTACGGTGAAATGAAGAAAACGTACGGAAAACAAACGATACATGAACTTGTTGCGGAAGCGTTAATCAAGCAGGAAGCCAAGGCGCAAAACGTCGCGGTGACGCAAGAAGATATGAATAAAGAGATTGATTCGATGAAACAACAGGTAGGTTCACCTGAGGCATTCCAGAACTACTTGAAGAGTATGGGAATGACCGAGGCCCAGCTGCGGGATAAGTTGAACGTGCTCATGACACGGGATAAGTTGTTGGATAAAGCATTCCCGGTTACCGAGGAGCAAATCAAAACCTACTACAATACAAATAAAGCACAGCTGGGGTCACCGACACCTGAGTTTGATAAAGTTAAAGATCATATCAAGATGATGCTGACTGACCAAAATCGCAGTCAGAACTACGGCACCTGGTTAAATACGCTTCAGGAAAAACACAAAGTAGATTGGCACGACCCGTCCTTTGACGATGCTGCAGTGCCAGGGGAAGCACAAACACCTGCTCCATAG
- a CDS encoding ABC transporter ATP-binding protein yields the protein MTTLLEVKGVTGGYSYNHAVIKDVSFHIREKEIVALIGLNGAGKSTTIKHILGLLEPTAGEISIAGKTFQSDPENYRLSYGYIPESPIYYEELTLWEHIELMAMSHGLDQEVFYERARPLLKEFRMEEMKDRFPQQFSKGMRQKLMIMMALLVQPPLYIVDEPILGLDPLGIRSLLTWLNRCKEQGAGILMSTHILATAEKHCDRFIILHKGEIRAQGTLEELRRITGLPDSSLDDIYLHIVEDDGQ from the coding sequence ATGACAACCTTGTTGGAGGTAAAAGGGGTAACGGGTGGGTACTCTTACAACCACGCTGTAATCAAAGACGTCTCCTTTCACATACGCGAAAAAGAAATCGTGGCCCTAATCGGGCTGAATGGCGCAGGCAAAAGCACGACAATCAAGCATATTTTAGGACTCTTGGAGCCCACCGCAGGTGAAATCAGCATTGCAGGGAAGACCTTTCAATCCGACCCCGAAAACTATCGTTTGTCTTACGGGTATATTCCCGAGTCTCCCATTTATTACGAAGAGCTTACGCTATGGGAGCATATCGAGTTAATGGCCATGAGTCACGGACTGGATCAGGAAGTTTTTTATGAACGGGCACGTCCTCTCTTAAAAGAATTCCGCATGGAGGAAATGAAAGACCGATTTCCTCAGCAGTTTTCCAAAGGGATGCGCCAAAAGCTCATGATTATGATGGCGTTGCTCGTACAACCGCCTCTGTACATCGTGGATGAACCGATCCTGGGTCTGGACCCTCTGGGGATTCGTTCTCTTCTCACGTGGTTGAACCGTTGCAAGGAGCAGGGGGCTGGCATTCTGATGTCTACCCATATTTTGGCGACCGCCGAGAAGCATTGTGACCGATTCATTATTTTGCACAAAGGCGAGATTAGAGCCCAAGGAACGCTTGAGGAGCTTCGGCGTATAACAGGGCTCCCGGATAGCTCCTTGGACGACATATACTTGCATATTGTAGAGGATGACGGCCAGTGA
- a CDS encoding ABC transporter permease: MKIDVDQLFRKRFHAFSVEFIRYAQYMANGGLAFVGIFLMGLLAFYYRSIIAMIPAWFPLPYAMALVIAIVVVRSPLRTFLLEADLLFLTPHEVRLDRYFRKALVYNFAIQSMVVFIVLLLLLPMYTGVVGAQGVQLWVYWGIPLLLKGWNIYSNWTFLRVPDQKKIGFYTLARFVFSYILLAWVLSEGHFLRVGPIPFGVLICAALLIWLHSRMLTYKKKHSLQWYRLLAIESGLRHRFYQFVNNFRDVPAVQHQVKSRSWLITLTKLLPYRQSTAGHHLFTKKFIRSGDFAGIYFRLLLLSSFVVLILPGPYAKIIAGLLFLFMTASQIGSLWRHQQKRNGYSIFPIRDGQLKQAFSWLRMVLLGVHGLVLFLIGIL, encoded by the coding sequence GTGAAAATAGACGTAGATCAATTATTTCGCAAACGGTTCCATGCCTTTTCCGTAGAATTCATTCGGTATGCCCAGTACATGGCGAATGGCGGTTTGGCGTTCGTCGGAATCTTTTTGATGGGGTTGCTCGCCTTCTACTACCGCAGCATCATCGCGATGATTCCAGCCTGGTTCCCTTTACCGTATGCCATGGCGCTCGTGATTGCAATCGTCGTGGTGAGAAGCCCCCTGCGCACGTTTTTGTTGGAAGCGGATTTGCTTTTTTTGACTCCGCATGAAGTAAGACTGGATCGCTATTTCCGCAAGGCGCTTGTTTACAATTTTGCGATCCAGAGCATGGTAGTGTTTATCGTCCTGCTCCTGCTCCTGCCTATGTATACAGGGGTAGTAGGCGCTCAAGGCGTGCAGCTGTGGGTTTATTGGGGCATTCCCTTGCTCTTGAAGGGCTGGAATATTTACAGCAATTGGACGTTCTTACGTGTGCCAGATCAGAAGAAGATCGGATTCTACACACTGGCTCGATTTGTCTTTTCGTACATCCTCCTCGCTTGGGTATTAAGTGAAGGACATTTCTTGCGCGTAGGTCCTATCCCATTTGGCGTTCTGATCTGCGCTGCGCTTTTGATCTGGCTCCATTCACGAATGTTGACCTACAAGAAAAAACATTCTCTACAATGGTATCGCCTGCTGGCCATCGAAAGCGGCTTGCGTCACCGCTTTTATCAGTTTGTGAACAACTTCAGGGATGTCCCTGCCGTGCAGCACCAAGTGAAGTCACGCTCGTGGCTTATTACCCTGACGAAGCTGCTGCCTTATCGTCAATCAACAGCAGGACATCATTTGTTTACCAAAAAGTTTATTCGCTCTGGTGACTTTGCGGGCATTTATTTCAGACTCCTCCTGCTGTCAAGCTTCGTCGTTCTCATATTGCCCGGCCCGTATGCGAAAATCATTGCCGGTCTGCTCTTTCTCTTCATGACTGCCAGCCAGATTGGTAGCCTTTGGCGGCATCAGCAAAAGCGCAACGGGTATTCAATCTTTCCGATTCGGGATGGTCAGTTGAAACAGGCTTTTAGCTGGTTGCGTATGGTTCTTTTAGGGGTACACGGTTTAGTGCTTTTCCTCATTGGAATTTTGTAG
- a CDS encoding methyl-accepting chemotaxis protein — MSKSLATRVVALVAVIIAVMMAINIIMIYENSVTTVEKTLSRSSINTALHISQGLDSEKIAKFISQPQESDDYWSIRNLLLEYTEKTGALYVYILHTDGEKVKIMVDGTAKGAEGAATIGQETTSTGMADIAPALAGGSNSTPIVKDPVYGDYLSAFVPIEDPSGQVIAVLGVDTAADKVELINDQVLDETMPRIIIAMIVVTIISLVAVFFLIKKMLRPLQVVQEASMRIASGDLTSTEISVSNKKDEIGRIVVAFGEMTAQLRQIIGGVKETTEHIDSMANSIREGAHSVREQNKNIVVTSQEIAQGNEQTATAMEMTVQTVQEFLSELSELNTAIDEMDAVSNRVSDIGESSYKVLQEFLADGTETNKQFHEVQNTMAILEEKSSRINDVIETIQQIAGQTNLLALNAAIESARAGEAGRGFAVVAGEVRKLAEQTGAATHVIQESIKDIQDQVRQATEKTNATLDRYNAGTERLDSVTQGITALSDMTHTLKTSLANVMASVETMKHGQNKVNESVLTVTAISEQTAAATEEVSATMHEVSGNVDQFVSETEQVTNSIQELRSKVDTFRL, encoded by the coding sequence ATGAGTAAGAGCTTGGCAACACGGGTCGTTGCTCTTGTAGCGGTGATCATTGCCGTCATGATGGCAATTAATATTATCATGATTTACGAAAACAGCGTAACCACTGTTGAAAAGACACTCTCGCGCTCAAGCATCAACACAGCATTGCATATCTCCCAAGGGCTTGATTCAGAGAAGATAGCGAAATTTATATCTCAGCCACAAGAATCTGACGACTACTGGTCAATCCGAAATTTGTTGCTTGAGTACACCGAAAAAACAGGTGCCCTTTATGTTTATATTCTTCATACAGACGGTGAAAAAGTAAAGATTATGGTGGATGGAACGGCGAAAGGAGCTGAGGGAGCAGCTACAATCGGTCAAGAGACGACCTCTACCGGCATGGCTGATATTGCTCCTGCTCTGGCAGGCGGTTCGAACAGCACGCCAATCGTCAAAGACCCTGTGTACGGGGACTACCTAAGTGCATTCGTACCGATTGAAGATCCATCTGGTCAAGTAATTGCTGTGCTAGGTGTAGATACTGCGGCAGACAAAGTAGAGTTGATTAATGATCAGGTTTTGGATGAAACCATGCCACGCATCATTATCGCTATGATTGTCGTAACGATCATTTCTTTGGTTGCTGTATTCTTCCTGATCAAAAAGATGCTTCGTCCACTGCAAGTTGTACAAGAGGCGTCTATGCGGATTGCTTCCGGTGATCTCACGTCTACAGAGATTTCTGTTTCCAACAAAAAAGACGAGATTGGCCGAATTGTCGTTGCTTTTGGTGAGATGACGGCACAACTGCGTCAAATCATTGGTGGAGTAAAAGAGACAACGGAGCATATCGACAGCATGGCGAATTCCATTCGGGAAGGTGCCCACTCTGTCCGCGAGCAAAACAAAAACATCGTGGTCACCAGCCAAGAGATTGCCCAAGGGAATGAGCAGACAGCAACCGCGATGGAGATGACAGTGCAAACGGTTCAAGAATTCTTGAGCGAGCTGTCTGAATTGAATACGGCGATTGACGAGATGGATGCAGTATCCAATCGTGTGTCTGATATCGGAGAGAGCAGCTATAAAGTATTGCAAGAGTTTTTGGCAGATGGAACCGAAACGAACAAACAATTTCATGAAGTGCAAAATACGATGGCGATTCTCGAAGAAAAATCGAGCCGAATTAACGACGTGATTGAAACGATTCAGCAAATCGCCGGACAAACCAATCTGCTGGCGCTGAATGCAGCCATCGAGAGCGCGCGTGCTGGCGAAGCGGGCAGAGGTTTCGCTGTGGTAGCGGGGGAAGTTCGCAAGCTGGCTGAACAGACAGGTGCGGCAACTCATGTCATTCAGGAGAGCATCAAAGACATTCAAGATCAGGTAAGACAAGCGACGGAAAAGACAAATGCGACACTGGATCGCTACAATGCGGGTACAGAGCGTTTGGATTCCGTCACACAAGGCATTACGGCGCTGTCTGACATGACGCATACCTTGAAGACGTCGCTAGCGAATGTGATGGCAAGTGTAGAGACGATGAAGCACGGTCAGAACAAGGTGAATGAATCCGTGTTGACGGTTACTGCCATCTCGGAACAAACAGCAGCAGCCACCGAAGAAGTATCTGCTACGATGCATGAGGTCAGTGGAAACGTTGATCAGTTCGTGTCTGAAACGGAGCAGGTGACAAACAGCATTCAGGAGTTGCGCAGCAAGGTGGATACGTTCCGACTGTAG
- a CDS encoding class I SAM-dependent methyltransferase, whose amino-acid sequence MENKDWIKSFQEEVEAPFAGWDFARLTATGRMRDAPLGWNYVNIVKKNMKGIRSMLEMGTGGGELFSKLAPFPQETYATEGYEPNVAVAKANLEPLGVRVFPVDGEEILPFEDQSLDLIINRHEAYLPSEMKRLLKPGGTFVTQQVGGQDNLELNRLLGAPIPPDYLHWNLAYAVNELEEAGLTIVEQKEEMSFSRFYDIGAIVYYLKAIEWQIRDFTVEKYAQALLDLHQKIEAVGYIDIPTHRFLMIVQQKS is encoded by the coding sequence ATGGAAAATAAGGATTGGATCAAAAGCTTTCAAGAGGAAGTGGAGGCACCATTCGCTGGGTGGGATTTTGCCAGATTGACTGCGACAGGTAGGATGCGGGATGCACCACTTGGCTGGAACTATGTAAACATCGTGAAAAAGAACATGAAAGGGATTCGCTCTATGCTGGAAATGGGGACAGGTGGTGGAGAACTGTTTTCTAAGCTTGCGCCATTCCCTCAGGAGACGTATGCGACAGAAGGCTATGAGCCGAATGTAGCGGTGGCAAAAGCCAATCTGGAGCCCTTGGGTGTTCGTGTGTTTCCGGTAGACGGAGAAGAAATATTGCCTTTTGAGGATCAGTCACTCGACTTGATTATCAATCGGCATGAAGCTTATTTGCCGTCTGAAATGAAGCGCCTGTTGAAGCCAGGGGGCACATTTGTTACCCAGCAAGTAGGCGGTCAAGACAATCTCGAGCTGAATCGATTGCTGGGCGCTCCAATTCCGCCAGATTACTTGCACTGGAATCTTGCCTATGCAGTCAACGAACTGGAGGAAGCTGGTCTTACAATTGTGGAGCAAAAAGAGGAAATGAGCTTTTCCCGTTTCTACGACATTGGTGCCATTGTTTACTACTTGAAGGCTATCGAATGGCAGATTCGCGACTTTACTGTAGAAAAGTACGCTCAAGCCTTGCTCGATCTGCACCAGAAAATCGAAGCGGTCGGGTACATCGATATTCCTACCCATCGATTTCTCATGATTGTCCAACAAAAGTCCTAA
- a CDS encoding multicopper oxidase family protein, with translation MADFEVLAGIHQGLFLVLLIVMLVPTIMANQLVFRPTKRAFINSARITLCFSWSALFVFAGHLVMTWVLFEAFGWLYIKDTLLGFLPFIFIPLLCSLLSTFPRLWELAGKGGKESRQSEVDTDDTRILLQEKKVRPIKTNSPDLDDTLDAEWRGDASCPELLVPLQASVLGCLIALFLQVFFPAVTLEPSILFLAWGVLLAGVSLLWIQQSWQHQYHSTAENWVKPRRLFRFIRFAAFLLMTALLATVWGNQAMIASRLPNHSSLEGENQDDHTLPDFVFPVKASAHSMPATGKSKSGDVSTKSKQENPDRTFSLTAQKTTIRQASGQTVEAWTLNGKYPGPELRMKQGELVEITLLNKDISEGVNIHWHGMQTPASDNRIAKGEKSVFRFRAEQTGTYWYHSHQQIPGQVVNGLFGALVIESADAATTGVPIRDIALIHHKDEKAGATLNGSDTRKIETVTPGTTVRLRFINAENAPVTYLLQGTPFQVVAIDGTEVNEPNLIANQALQPGSGGRYDIQFTMPNRPVLFAPAVNQHDKGLLLSPDGSKDAVPLLHAELSVFDPARYGSPTALPFDLSSHFNREYQLLIDDQYGFYDGKFERLSTVNGDLLPETRMMLEEGDLIKLTFVNRSFQDQSLYLHGHHMLILSRDGKKVTGSPWWTDTLQIAPGETYEVAFRANNPGISMEGSLPKDESAFGIAIPLVYEEHL, from the coding sequence ATGGCTGATTTTGAAGTGCTTGCCGGGATTCATCAAGGATTGTTTCTGGTCCTTCTCATCGTCATGCTGGTCCCGACAATCATGGCAAACCAACTCGTTTTCCGTCCGACGAAACGGGCTTTCATAAACAGTGCTCGCATCACCTTATGTTTTTCATGGTCGGCCCTTTTTGTATTTGCAGGTCATTTGGTGATGACGTGGGTTTTGTTTGAAGCCTTTGGCTGGCTTTACATAAAGGATACGCTGCTTGGCTTTTTACCTTTTATTTTTATTCCATTGTTATGCAGCCTGCTCTCTACTTTTCCACGACTGTGGGAGTTGGCCGGGAAAGGGGGCAAAGAGTCGAGGCAGTCAGAAGTAGATACGGATGATACCCGAATTTTGTTACAAGAGAAAAAGGTTAGGCCTATAAAAACAAACTCCCCTGACCTAGACGACACGTTGGATGCAGAGTGGCGAGGAGACGCATCTTGCCCCGAATTGCTCGTTCCGTTGCAAGCTAGCGTCTTGGGCTGTCTGATTGCACTCTTCCTACAAGTCTTTTTTCCTGCTGTTACGTTGGAGCCGTCCATTTTGTTTCTCGCTTGGGGTGTATTATTAGCCGGTGTCTCCCTTCTTTGGATTCAGCAATCGTGGCAGCATCAATACCACTCCACTGCGGAAAACTGGGTAAAACCGCGCCGTCTGTTCCGCTTTATCCGTTTTGCCGCGTTTCTTCTGATGACTGCTTTACTTGCGACGGTCTGGGGAAATCAAGCGATGATAGCGAGCCGCCTTCCCAATCATTCATCTTTGGAAGGCGAGAATCAGGACGATCACACTCTCCCCGATTTCGTTTTCCCTGTAAAGGCAAGTGCACATTCGATGCCTGCTACAGGGAAATCGAAAAGTGGCGATGTATCAACGAAATCAAAACAAGAAAACCCTGATCGAACGTTTTCGCTGACTGCACAGAAAACAACCATCCGACAAGCATCAGGCCAAACCGTAGAAGCATGGACCCTGAATGGAAAATATCCTGGACCTGAGCTGCGTATGAAGCAAGGTGAACTCGTCGAAATCACCCTGCTGAACAAGGATATCTCCGAAGGGGTAAACATCCACTGGCATGGCATGCAGACTCCCGCTAGCGATAATCGCATTGCAAAAGGAGAAAAATCTGTTTTTCGTTTTCGCGCAGAACAAACAGGAACGTATTGGTATCATTCTCATCAGCAAATTCCCGGGCAAGTAGTGAATGGGTTATTCGGTGCCCTTGTGATCGAATCAGCCGATGCCGCCACTACAGGCGTACCCATCCGGGACATCGCCCTGATTCATCACAAGGACGAAAAGGCAGGCGCGACGTTAAACGGCTCAGATACGCGAAAAATCGAAACAGTTACTCCTGGCACAACGGTTCGCCTTCGCTTTATAAACGCCGAAAATGCTCCTGTCACCTACTTGCTGCAAGGAACTCCTTTTCAGGTAGTAGCGATTGACGGAACCGAGGTCAACGAACCGAATCTGATTGCCAATCAAGCATTGCAGCCTGGGTCAGGCGGTCGATACGACATTCAGTTTACGATGCCGAATCGTCCCGTGCTATTTGCTCCAGCTGTAAACCAGCATGACAAAGGGCTGCTCTTAAGTCCAGACGGGTCCAAAGATGCTGTACCCTTGTTACACGCAGAGCTTTCCGTCTTTGACCCTGCACGTTACGGCAGTCCGACTGCCCTTCCTTTTGATCTCTCTTCCCATTTTAATCGGGAGTATCAACTGCTCATTGATGATCAATACGGGTTTTATGACGGTAAATTCGAGCGATTGTCGACTGTAAATGGCGACTTGCTTCCTGAAACACGGATGATGCTTGAAGAGGGTGATCTCATAAAGCTGACCTTCGTCAACCGCAGCTTTCAGGATCAATCACTGTATCTGCACGGTCATCACATGCTCATCTTGAGCCGGGACGGCAAAAAAGTTACAGGAAGTCCATGGTGGACGGACACTCTCCAGATAGCGCCAGGTGAAACCTATGAAGTTGCTTTCCGCGCGAATAATCCTGGCATATCGATGGAAGGGAGCCTTCCTAAAGATGAATCTGCTTTTGGTATCGCAATCCCGCTCGTATATGAAGAGCATCTCTAA
- a CDS encoding VWA domain-containing protein: MGINFIQPLFLLLLLPVAYVVISWWRHQKQMPIGRKATIATIRSLLFLLLVLALAGTQLLTPVQAKTIVFVVDRSASMKDDPRVLSFLREAIGQKQAADKYAVIAVGAEAAVDQPLTIRQEVQPLGVDVNRNATNLAEGIRLASAMIPTNARGKVVLLTDGLETNGDAARQTRLARERGIAVEAVSLQQPNGDEVVLTSVQVPQRLYAGEEYGITVDVESTIATEATLRLYEGNREAGQQTVQIGKGNNRFVFSQKAMQQGFHRYRVEIEPRQDTVAANNQATAYTQVAGAPVVLVAEGHPGAATNLIQALEAGNTKVELRDLALLPKELEGYKQFASIVLADVPATSMTDADMERMRTAVRDLGIGLIMTGGKDSFGMGGWFQTPIEEALPVHMDLKGKEQLPSLGLQLVIDKSGSMSSDARGADKMALAREAAIRATTMMNAQDTIGVIAFDDTPWDVVAPQSVTKLDEIQQQISRIQADGGTDIFPALQLGYERVKAMNTQRKHVILLTDGQSGLNDDYQGLLQQMTAENITVSTVALGDDSDRSLLEMIAELGKGRYYFANDAESIPKIFSKETALASRTFIVEKPQVPGYTGVGAWPALKQALPPVRAYIATTPKQTAESSLMSADDDPILTRWQYGLGRSVAWTSDLEGKWSPDWVAWGGNSGLWNEIVAWTFPQITEGAWKTTTSVNGAKGNVRVTMPAGGSLPQEMEAVVLDQEMKREIIKLKPVAPGVMEGEFETADPGTYMIQISQKNQGRVTASQTTGLTVSYSPEYGIHADGDKRLQEWLSAGGGNQITKPEEAFGGTLPAKWDTQSISEWLLMLAALLLPIDIAVRRLQLPDQWWARLSGLWRLRTSTSADSEQQAVLSRLGEKRSVTRRTREERTDDQKVVSAPIIHPVGTAENRVKPAAVKHEQAKEKQEKQTQPDETLNRLLAAKNRKKSQ, translated from the coding sequence GTGGGTATTAACTTTATACAGCCGCTATTCCTGTTGCTATTGCTTCCTGTTGCCTACGTGGTCATCAGTTGGTGGCGACATCAAAAGCAAATGCCAATCGGCAGAAAGGCGACAATTGCTACTATTCGCTCGCTCTTGTTCCTCCTTCTGGTTTTGGCGTTGGCAGGGACACAGCTGCTGACACCTGTTCAGGCGAAAACGATTGTGTTTGTTGTAGACCGATCTGCTTCCATGAAGGACGATCCGCGAGTTCTCTCCTTTTTGCGGGAGGCGATTGGTCAAAAGCAGGCAGCGGATAAGTATGCTGTCATTGCAGTAGGGGCGGAGGCGGCGGTCGATCAACCGTTGACGATACGCCAAGAAGTACAGCCCTTGGGCGTGGATGTCAACAGGAATGCAACCAATTTGGCAGAAGGAATCCGATTGGCGTCTGCCATGATCCCTACCAATGCCAGAGGAAAAGTCGTCTTGCTGACAGATGGTCTGGAAACAAACGGAGATGCGGCACGGCAGACGAGACTGGCGAGGGAGCGAGGAATCGCAGTGGAGGCTGTTTCCTTGCAGCAGCCAAACGGGGATGAGGTCGTTCTTACATCTGTACAGGTGCCGCAAAGGCTGTACGCGGGAGAGGAATACGGCATCACCGTTGATGTGGAGAGTACGATAGCGACCGAGGCAACCCTTCGCCTGTATGAAGGCAATCGCGAGGCGGGCCAGCAAACGGTACAGATCGGCAAGGGCAACAACCGCTTCGTTTTTTCGCAAAAAGCGATGCAGCAGGGGTTCCATCGTTATCGCGTGGAAATTGAACCGCGACAAGATACCGTAGCAGCGAATAATCAAGCTACAGCCTATACGCAGGTAGCCGGGGCACCAGTCGTACTCGTAGCCGAAGGGCATCCGGGTGCCGCTACCAACCTCATTCAAGCGCTGGAAGCGGGCAATACCAAGGTAGAGCTACGCGATCTCGCATTGCTGCCAAAGGAGCTTGAGGGTTACAAGCAGTTTGCCTCCATTGTACTGGCAGATGTGCCCGCTACCAGCATGACTGATGCGGATATGGAACGCATGCGGACTGCTGTACGTGATTTGGGCATTGGTTTGATCATGACAGGCGGCAAAGATAGCTTCGGTATGGGTGGCTGGTTCCAGACACCAATCGAAGAGGCCTTACCTGTTCACATGGATTTAAAAGGGAAGGAACAGCTCCCTTCGCTCGGACTTCAGCTGGTCATCGACAAGTCGGGCAGTATGAGCTCCGATGCCAGAGGTGCGGATAAGATGGCACTGGCTAGGGAAGCCGCCATACGAGCGACAACCATGATGAATGCCCAAGACACCATCGGGGTGATCGCATTTGACGACACGCCATGGGATGTCGTGGCTCCACAATCTGTCACGAAGCTGGATGAAATCCAACAGCAGATCAGCAGAATTCAAGCGGATGGCGGGACCGATATTTTCCCTGCCTTACAGCTGGGCTACGAACGTGTAAAAGCAATGAACACGCAGCGTAAGCACGTGATCTTGCTCACAGATGGGCAGTCTGGGCTCAACGATGATTACCAGGGACTGCTACAGCAAATGACAGCTGAAAATATTACCGTTTCAACAGTGGCGCTGGGTGATGATTCGGATAGGTCGTTGCTTGAGATGATTGCCGAGTTAGGAAAAGGCAGATATTACTTTGCCAACGATGCCGAATCCATCCCGAAAATATTCAGTAAAGAAACAGCGCTAGCCAGTCGCACGTTTATTGTGGAGAAGCCCCAAGTACCAGGCTATACAGGGGTGGGAGCTTGGCCTGCGCTGAAGCAAGCTTTGCCTCCGGTGCGTGCGTATATTGCAACAACACCGAAGCAAACAGCCGAATCATCCTTGATGAGTGCTGACGATGATCCGATTCTCACCCGTTGGCAGTACGGTCTGGGGCGTTCTGTCGCCTGGACGAGTGATCTGGAAGGGAAGTGGTCACCGGACTGGGTGGCTTGGGGAGGAAACAGCGGTCTGTGGAACGAAATCGTGGCATGGACTTTCCCACAAATTACAGAAGGTGCTTGGAAGACGACCACGAGCGTGAACGGCGCAAAAGGCAATGTGAGGGTAACGATGCCAGCTGGTGGAAGCCTGCCTCAAGAGATGGAGGCAGTCGTTCTCGATCAAGAGATGAAGCGAGAGATCATCAAGCTTAAGCCGGTTGCGCCAGGCGTCATGGAGGGTGAATTCGAGACGGCTGATCCGGGCACGTACATGATTCAGATCTCTCAAAAAAATCAAGGCCGAGTCACGGCGAGCCAAACGACAGGCTTGACTGTTTCCTATTCACCCGAATACGGAATACATGCCGATGGTGACAAGCGACTTCAAGAGTGGCTAAGTGCCGGTGGAGGGAATCAGATCACCAAACCGGAAGAAGCTTTTGGTGGCACGCTTCCCGCTAAATGGGACACACAGTCAATCAGTGAGTGGTTACTCATGTTGGCGGCGTTGCTACTGCCGATCGATATCGCTGTTCGTCGTCTGCAGTTGCCGGATCAATGGTGGGCAAGGCTGTCTGGTCTATGGAGATTGCGCACGTCCACTTCTGCCGATTCTGAACAACAGGCAGTATTGTCTCGCCTCGGTGAGAAGCGCTCCGTGACAAGACGGACACGCGAAGAGCGGACAGATGACCAGAAAGTCGTATCTGCTCCTATCATTCATCCGGTAGGGACGGCCGAAAATCGGGTGAAGCCAGCAGCAGTCAAACACGAGCAGGCCAAAGAGAAACAGGAGAAGCAAACACAGCCTGACGAAACGCTAAACAGACTATTAGCGGCCAAGAACCGAAAAAAGTCTCAGTAA